CGAGCAGGACGTCACCGTCACCGACCCGCCGAAGGTGCGCCGGGCCGTCACGGCCGCCGCCCTCGGCAACACCATGGAGTGGTTCGACTTCGGCGTCTACGCCTACCTCGCCGGAACGCTCGGCAAGGTGTTCTTCCCCTCCAGTTCGCCGGGCGCCCAGGTCGTCTCCACCTTCGCGACCTTCGCCGCGGCCTTCCTGGTGCGCCCGCTCGGCGGACTGGTCTTCGGGCCGCTGGGCGACCGTGTGGGACGCCAGAAGGTGCTGGCGCTCACCATGATCATGATGGCGGCCAGCACGTTCGCCGTCGGCTTCCTCCCCACGTACGCCGCGGTCGGCTTCGCCGCCCCGCTCCTGCTGCTGGTCTGCCGCCTGGTCCAGGGCTTCTCGACCGGCGGGGAGTACGCGGGCGCCACGACGTACATCGCCGAGTACGCCCCCGACAAGCGGCGCGGCTTCCTCGGCAGCTGGCTGGATTTCGGCACGTTCGTCGGCTACTCGCTCGGCTCCGGCCTGGTCACCGTGCTCACCGCCGTCCTCGGCACCGACGGCATGATCGACTGGGGCTGGCGCATCCCGTTCTTCGTCGCGGGCCCGATGGGTCTCATCGGGCTCTACATGCGGCTCAAGCTGGAGGAGACCCCGGCGTTCCAGCGCGAGGAGGAGGCCCAGGCGCAGGCGCGCACGGAGAACGATCCGGTGGAGGAGGCGCGCCAGTCCGGGAAGGGGCGGCTCAAGGAGATCTTCACCCGCCACTGGCAGGCCGTCCTCATCTGCATGGGGCTGGTGCTGCTCTACAACGTCACCAACTACATGGTCACGTCCTATCTGCCGACCTATATGTCCGAGACCCTCGGCGAACCGGAGACCACGTCCCAGCTGCTCGTTCTCGGCACGATGCTGCTGGTGGTGCTGACGATCACGACGGTCGGCCGCACCTCGGACCGCTGGGGCCGCAGACCGGTGTTCATGGCGGGCAGCGTGGCCCTGATCGTGCTGGCCTCGCCCGCGTTCCTGCTGATCCGGCAGGGCGGCATCCTGCTGCCCGCCCTCGGCTGCGCGATGCTGGGGCTGCTCCTGGTCTGCTTCGCGGGTACGGCGGCCTCGACGCTGCCCGCCCTGTTCCCGACCCGGCTGCGGTACGGGGCGCTGTCGATCGCCTTCAACATCTCCGTCTCGCTCTTCGGCGGCACCACTCCCCTGTTCGCCTCCGGGCTGGTGGAGGCCACCGGCAACGAGATGGTGCCCGCGTACTACCTCATGGTGGCCGGGGTGATCGGCCTGGTGGCCACGTTCTTCCTCCACGAGACGGCCGGGCGCCCGCTGCGCGGCTCGGGTCCGATGGTGGAGACGCCCGAGCAGGCCCGGCAGCTGGTGGCCCGGAGCCGTACGACGGCGGGGAGGCAGGCGCGGGACGTCTGGCTGCGGGTGCGCCACCTGTGGCGGGGGCCGGACAAGTAGGGCCTGACTCCCCGGGCGGGGGTCCGCGCGTCGGGTCAGGCCCCGGCCGACGTCGGCTGGAACCAGGCCGGGCCCTCCGTGAGCGCCTGCTTGATCCGGAAGAGGGCGAACTCGGGGAGCTGCGGCAGCCCGTCAAGCGGGAACCAGCCCACCTCAAGCGACTCGTCGTCGTTGACCCGGGCCTCGCCGCCGGTCGCCCGGCAGCGGAAGGTGATGTCGAGGTACTGGCAGCGGTCGCCGTTGGCGTACTGCACGGGCTGGAGCGCCTGGGTGAGGACCAGCCGCTCGGCCACGCAGTGCACCCCGGTCTCCTCCAGCACCTCGCGCTCCGCCGTCAGCGCGGGCTCCTCCCCCGGCTCCGAGATGCCGCCGATCACCGACCACCCACCGGTGTCCGCGCGCCGCCCCAGCAGCACCCGGCCCTCGTCGTCGAAGACGATGGCGGTCACCCCGGGCAGCAGGAGGAGCTGGTGTCCGGCGGTGGCGCGGATGGTGCGGATGAAGTCGGGAGTCGCCATGGATCCGAGCCTACGTGGCCGCTCCCGGGCCGCTACGCGGTGCCCCGCTCCCGCCGGGCACGTACCGCCGACACGCCCGCCCAGCCCAGGCCCGCCAGGGCCAGCAGGGCGATGATGCCCTCCGGCAGCGGGCCCATCCGGGTGGCCGGGGTGAGCGAGGAGCGCAGCGGGACCTCGTCGACGAGCGCGTCGGGGGTGAACATCCCGCTCTTCTCGACGATGGTGCCGTCCGGCCGGATCACCGCGCTGACCCCGCTGGTGACGGGGACGACGACGGCCCGCCCGTGTTCGACGGCCCGGACCTGGGACATGGCGAGCTGCTGGTAGGTCATCTCGCTGCGGCCGAAGGTCGCGTTGTTGCTCGGCACGGCGATCATCTGGCCGCCGTGGGTCACGGTGTCGCGTACGGCGTCGTCGAAGGCGGCCTCGTAGCAGGTCACCAGGCCCACCTTCGTACCGGCGAGGTCGAAGACACCGACCTTCGTGCCGGGGACGAACTCGCGCTGCACCCGGTCGACGTCCTCGCTGAAGAAGCGGGCGACCTTGCGCATCGGCATGTACTCGCCGAACGGCTGGATGTGCCGCTTGTCGTAGGTGTCGACGGGGCCCTTGTCCGGGTCCCACTCGATCAGGGTGTTGCGCAGGCTGTCGGAGCCCTTCTCGACCACGGAGCCGACGACGGTGGGGACACCGATCGCCTTCACCGCGTCGTCGATGACCTGGCGGGCATCGGCGTTGAGGTAGGGGTCGAGGTCGGAGGAGTTCTCCGGCCAGAGGACGAAGTCGGGCTGCTTCGCCTTTCCGGCCCTGACCTCGTCGGCGAGCTGGGTGGTCCGCTTGGCGTGGTTGTCGAGGACGGCGCGGCGCTGGGCGTTGAAGTCGAGGCCGAGGCGGGGCACGTTGCCCTGGATCGCGGCGACGGTGGCGGTGCCGTCCTCGGCGGAGTCGTCGACCAGCGGCAGGGCGGCGAGCGCGGCCACGACGGGTACGAGGACGCAGGCGGCGGCTGAGGCGGCGGCGGCGCGGGGCACCTTCCCGGTGGAGCGGTACGCACGGAAGCGGCGCACGGCCTCGTAGAGCCCGAAGCCGCAGAGCACGACGGCGAAGGAGAGCAACGGGGTGCCGCCGAGCGCGGCGAGCGGCAGGAACGCGCTCTCCGCCTGGCCGAAGGCGATCTTGCCCCAGGGGAAGCCGCCGAACGGGATCCGGGCGCGGACCGCCTCGTCCAGGGTCCAGACGGCGGCGGCCCAGAACGGCCAGTACGCGAGCCGGGTCACGGCGGCGATCCCCAGGCAGCCCACCGCGATGAAGAGCGCCTCGGCGGTGGCGAGGGCGAGCCACGGCACCGGCCCGACGTCCTCGCCGGTCCAGTGCAGCAGCGGGAGCATGAACCCGAGCCCGGACAGCAGCCCGAGACCGAAGGCGGCGCGCAGCCGGCGCCCGTACAGCACCCAGCCGAGCAGGGCGAACCCGGGCAGGACGAGCCACCAGAGCGGCCGGGGCGGGAAGCTCGCGTAGAGCAGCACCCCGGAGAGAGCGGCGGCGGCCGGACGCAGGAGCCGCTGGAGGAGTCCGGCGGCGGGGGGCGTCGGCGCGGGCGGCGGGTCGTCGACGGGGGTCATAGTGGCGCTCACCTGGCGGAGTCTACGGTGGGCGGCTGTGCAGGGGGGCGCTGGCCTGCGGGGGCGGGGCGGTCGCGCCGGGTGCGCTGTGCCGGGCGGGGTGCTGTCCGGGACGGGGGCGACGGTCCGAAGCTCGGCGCCGGGCCTGCGCGGTCCGGGCGGTACTGCCGGGGCCGGCCGGGCGGACGTCCGTCCCGGGGCGACGGTCCAGGGCCGTCGTGGGCATCCCCTGCCTGCGTAGGTTCAGTCCCGGCCCCGGTCCCGTTCCGCGCGGGCGGGCAGATGCATGCGTCGGCGGATGAACCGTACGGCGGACTCCGCGTCGTCCACCGTGACCGTGAAGGTGCGGCCGTCGCCGAGCAGGAGGGCCATCCCCTCGCCCTTGCGTACGACGACGGCGGTGCCCTGTTCGGGGCGCCAGCGGTAGCCCCAGCCGCCCCAGTCGCGCGGATTGACCTTGGCGACGTACTCCGCGCCGACCACGTGGGTGAGCAGGATCCTGCGGCGCGGCAGCCCGGCGTGGCCGCAGCGGACCTCCAGGGAGTCCCCGTCGACCTTGACGGCCACATGGACGAAGGCGAGCGTGCCGAAGAGGATGAGCAGCCCGGCGGCGAGGCAGCCGATGACGGACATCAGCAGCGGGGTGAACCCGGAGGACCAGGGCGAGTCGACGGCCAGCTCGATGCCCAGAGCCATGCACCCCGCGCCCGCCAGGGCCAGGAACCACTGGATGCGGTTGGTCGCGCGGCCGGTCCAGACGGTGGACGGGGCCTGCGACGAGCCGTGGTGCGCGCACTCGGGGTGGTCCGTCATATGCGCAGCGTACCCACGTTCGGGCCGCCCGGCCCGGGGCCGTCAGCTCAGCGGGCGGGTGCTGCGGCCTGGAGGGCGCGGCCCTCCGCGTAGGCCAGAGCGGGCTCCGGCAGGGTGCCGGGGCGGCCGGCGAGCAGGACGGTGAGCGTGCCGGACGGTTCGGCCGTCGGAGCGGCCTCGGCGCCGATCCGGCGCAGCGCCTGGGCGGCGACGGCCCCGGCGGAGCCGTGCAGGACGAGCGGTGGGTGGCCGGGCCGCTGGACGGCGGTGCGGATGCGGTCGGCGACCAGCTCGTAGTGGGT
This DNA window, taken from Streptomyces griseus subsp. griseus, encodes the following:
- the lnt gene encoding apolipoprotein N-acyltransferase, which codes for MTPVDDPPPAPTPPAAGLLQRLLRPAAAALSGVLLYASFPPRPLWWLVLPGFALLGWVLYGRRLRAAFGLGLLSGLGFMLPLLHWTGEDVGPVPWLALATAEALFIAVGCLGIAAVTRLAYWPFWAAAVWTLDEAVRARIPFGGFPWGKIAFGQAESAFLPLAALGGTPLLSFAVVLCGFGLYEAVRRFRAYRSTGKVPRAAAASAAACVLVPVVAALAALPLVDDSAEDGTATVAAIQGNVPRLGLDFNAQRRAVLDNHAKRTTQLADEVRAGKAKQPDFVLWPENSSDLDPYLNADARQVIDDAVKAIGVPTVVGSVVEKGSDSLRNTLIEWDPDKGPVDTYDKRHIQPFGEYMPMRKVARFFSEDVDRVQREFVPGTKVGVFDLAGTKVGLVTCYEAAFDDAVRDTVTHGGQMIAVPSNNATFGRSEMTYQQLAMSQVRAVEHGRAVVVPVTSGVSAVIRPDGTIVEKSGMFTPDALVDEVPLRSSLTPATRMGPLPEGIIALLALAGLGWAGVSAVRARRERGTA
- the proP gene encoding glycine betaine/L-proline transporter ProP gives rise to the protein MVRTVIRRRKRSLREQDVTVTDPPKVRRAVTAAALGNTMEWFDFGVYAYLAGTLGKVFFPSSSPGAQVVSTFATFAAAFLVRPLGGLVFGPLGDRVGRQKVLALTMIMMAASTFAVGFLPTYAAVGFAAPLLLLVCRLVQGFSTGGEYAGATTYIAEYAPDKRRGFLGSWLDFGTFVGYSLGSGLVTVLTAVLGTDGMIDWGWRIPFFVAGPMGLIGLYMRLKLEETPAFQREEEAQAQARTENDPVEEARQSGKGRLKEIFTRHWQAVLICMGLVLLYNVTNYMVTSYLPTYMSETLGEPETTSQLLVLGTMLLVVLTITTVGRTSDRWGRRPVFMAGSVALIVLASPAFLLIRQGGILLPALGCAMLGLLLVCFAGTAASTLPALFPTRLRYGALSIAFNISVSLFGGTTPLFASGLVEATGNEMVPAYYLMVAGVIGLVATFFLHETAGRPLRGSGPMVETPEQARQLVARSRTTAGRQARDVWLRVRHLWRGPDK
- a CDS encoding NUDIX hydrolase, with product MATPDFIRTIRATAGHQLLLLPGVTAIVFDDEGRVLLGRRADTGGWSVIGGISEPGEEPALTAEREVLEETGVHCVAERLVLTQALQPVQYANGDRCQYLDITFRCRATGGEARVNDDESLEVGWFPLDGLPQLPEFALFRIKQALTEGPAWFQPTSAGA